A single region of the Salvelinus fontinalis isolate EN_2023a unplaced genomic scaffold, ASM2944872v1 scaffold_0062, whole genome shotgun sequence genome encodes:
- the LOC129842734 gene encoding gastrula zinc finger protein XlCGF71.1-like: MVLRNRSLSNTRERRDYRGSSGGPQQPHDAEEAEKSLSTSKHLKKHQQRPTGKKSHFCSDCGKGCTSSSELKIHQRKHTGEKPYSCDQCGMSLTTYGSLLRHQRTHTGENPYSCDQCGKSFPTSSQLTSHQRTHTGEKPYSCDQCGKRFPTSCQLTSHQRKHTGEKPYSCDQCGKSFPTSSQLTSHQRTHKGEKPHSCDQCDKRYSDKRSLIKHQKIHT, translated from the coding sequence gagagagacgtgactatcgtggatcctctggggggcctcaacaacctcatgatgctgaagaggcagagaagagtctctccacgtcaaaacacctcaagaaacaccagcagagacccacagggaagaaatctcacttctgctctgactgtgggaaaggttgcacatcttcatcagaacttaaaatacaccagagaaaacacacaggagagaaaccttatagctgtgatcaatgtgggatgagtttaACTACATATGGCAGTCTGTTaagacaccagagaacacacacaggagagaatccttatagctgtgatcaatgtgggaagagttttcctacatctagccagctgacttcacaccagagaacacacacaggagagaagccttatagctgtgatcaatgtgggaagcgtTTTCCTACATCTTgccagctgacttcacaccagagaaaacacacaggagagaaaccttatagctgtgatcaatgtgggaagagttttcctacatctagccagctgacttcacaccagagaacacacaaaggagagaaacctcatagctgtgatcaatgtgacaagagatactctgataaaagatctctgatcaaacatcagaaaatacatacatga